In Luteitalea sp., the DNA window ATCAGGGCGATCGATTTTCTCGTGTCGCTCCCTGAGGTCGATGCCCAGCGCATCGGCGTGACCGGGGCGTCCGGCGGAGCCACGCAAACCCTGCTCCTCATGGCTGTGGACGATCGGATCCAGGCCGCCGCCCCCGTCAACATCATCGGGGCGACGAAGCACCCTGGCTGCCGCTGCGAGAACCCTCGCGGGCTGTGGCGACATACCAGCACGATCGAGCTGAGCGCGACCTTTGCGCCAAAGCCTCTGCTGCTCCCCTCGGCAACCGAGGATCCGTGGACCCACAGCTTTCCCGAGCGCGAGCTGCCGATCTTCAAGAAGTACTATGCGCTGTACGGAGCGGAAGACCAGGTTGCCAACGTGCACGTCACGGCCGGGCACAACTACAATGCGGAGACTCGCGCGGCCGTGTACGCATGGTTTGCGCGCCACCTGAAGAGCCCCAACCCTCCCATCACCGATCCCGACGGGGTGACCCAGGAGCTGAAGCAACTCGGCGATCTGCGCGTGTTTCCCGAGCACATCCTTCCCGAGCAGGCGCTGTCGGGCCAGGAAGTGATTGAGAACTGGATTGCTCAGTCCGAGAAGGACCTTCAGGCGGCTCTTCCTGCATCACCCGCAGATCTCCCCGAATTCGTTTCAACCTTTGGAAAACGGCTGGCCCAGATCCAAGACGTCGCGACGGGCCTGGCGTTTGCACGAGCGCGCTGGCCGAAGGATCCTCTGACACTGGTGGGCCTCGGCCGCTGTGGTCTATTGGCGGCCCTTGGCGGGGCGGTCTCCGGCGAGGCTGACAGGGTGGTGGTCGACTTGGCCGGCCGGAATCCCGGCCTGGATGCAGAGCTGCTCGAGCTGCTGCCGGTCGCCAGCCTGCGTCGCGCAGGCGACCTCCGAACGGCAGCGCTCCTGCTGATGCGGAAGCCGCTGGAGCTCGTCAATCCGGGCGCAAGCTTTGATCGAACCTGGTATCGGGAGCGAGCCGCCGCCGTGGGACTCTCGCAGAACCTGCGGTTTCGCGAGTCAACGTCAATCTGGCCGCCTGATCGATTCCTGGTATCGGACAAGAGGTCGCAGTTCGACAGGTGAGCGAAGCAAGCAACCATGAAGGACGTCCAATCGGTTGGTGTCGTCGGACTGGGCTACCTTGGCCGCGGAATTGCCGGGTGCCTGTTAGGTCATGAGCTCAGCGTCGTCGGCTACGATGTCCGAAGCGACGCACAGTCCAAGGCGCGAGCGAGTATTCAGGAGGCGCTCGACGAGCTCGTTCGATATGCCGGCTTCGACGCGGCTCGCCTCGCGGAGTGGCCAGCGCGGTATCGTGCCGCGGCGTCGCTCGACGATCTCGCGGAGTGTGAGGTCGTGATCGAGAGTGTGTTCGAAGACCTCGAAGTCAAGCATGCCGTGCTCGACGAGCTCGAGGCGATCGTTTCGCCCTCGACGCTCCTGGGGACCAACACCTCCGCCTTGCCGATCAGCCAGCTGCAGAAAAGAAGACGCCATCCTGAGCGGCTGCTCGGAATGCATTTCTGCCCGCCGGTGCATGCCAGCCGCTTCTTGGAGCTCGTGCCAGGCGAGCACACCGCGCCGGATGCGATGACGGCAGCAGCGCAGCTCGGCCGCCGCATTGGCAAGGACCCTTCGGTGCTCCGTAAGGACATTCCGGGCTTTGTCAACAACCGCCTCGCCTATGCGATCTTCCGAGAAGCGCTGTTCCTGATCGAAGCTGGTGTTGCCGATGCGGCAACGATCGATCGGGCGTTCCGCCACGGTGTGGGCACGTGGTCGGCGTTGTGCGGTCCGCTGCGGTGGATCGATATCTCGGGAGGACCCGCGCTGTATGCCACCGTGATGGAAGGACTCTTGCCGACATTGAGCCGTGCGGCGGTGCCACCTGAACCGATTCGGCGGTTGAGTGCAGAGGGCGCACGCGGCAGCAGCGGCCATGGGTTCTACGAGTATTCTCCCGAGGATGCCCGTCACTGGGAGACGCGCCTGCATCAGCACATATGGTCGCTGTACGAGCTGATGAAGAAGGACGCTCCACACGAAGAAGAGACATCAAGCGGCTGACTCGACTGACCTTGACCTCAGGGCGGCATGTCATATAAAAGGTTCCATTAATTCGATTGACTAACCCCATCATGGTCTGGCGAATGGCTACAACCCTTGAGGCACCGAGACTTGACTCATTGAGTCAAGTCTCGGTGCGTCAAGTGAGCGTCGGGGAGCGCGGCCGAAGGCCGCGGTCCGCTAGAAGTGTGTCCAAGTGGATCTATTCCTCGAGTCTTGTCGTATTGCTGGCGCTGCCAGGGTGCGCCGCGGAGCAGCCGAACGTCATTCTTGCGATGGCCGACGACCAGGGCTGGGGAGATACGGCCTACAACGGCCATTCTGTCCTGAAAACCCCTACGCTCGATGAGATGGCGGCCTCCGGCCTTCGCTTCGATCGGTCCTACGCGGCGGCGCCGGTCTGTTCACCGTCACGTTGCAGCGTCCTGACTGGCCGGCACCCCAACCGCTTCGGTTGCTTTACCTGGGGACATGACCTGCGTGCAGAAGAAGTCACGATCGCGGAGGCTCTGAGAGAAGCCGGATATCGGACTGGACACTTCGGCAAGTGGCATGTCGGCCCGGTGCGCACAGAGAGCCCTGTCTCTCCTGGGAGCAGCGGCTTCGACGCGTGGTTGTCCAGCCCAAACTTCTACGACCTCGACCCGTGGATGAGTGACAACGGTGAGGCAGTGAAAACCCAGGGGGAAGGGTCGATGGTGATCGTGGACGCGGCGGTGAAGTTCATTCATTCTGCTGCTCAGGCGAAGCAGCCATTCCTGGCGGTGATTTGGTTTGGCTCGCCGCACGTTCCGCACGAGGCCCTGGACGAAGACCTCGCGCAGTACAGAGATCAGGCCGAGCAGATGAAGCCCTTTCTTGGCGAGATCACCGCCATGGATCGCGCCATGGGACACCTCCGGCAGCAACTTCGTGCGCTCGGGGTCGCAGACAACACACTGCTTTGGTACACGAGCGACAACGGCGCCATCCCCGTTGGATCCACCGGCGGGCTCAAGGGTAAGAAGGGCGACCTGTGGGAAGGCGGCATCCGGGTTCCCGGGATCATCGAATGGCCGTCTCGGATCACGACGCATCGGACCACGGACATCCCCGTCAGCACCGTGGACATCTATCCAACCGTGCTCGACATCGCCGGCGTTGAAGCTCCGCGCGCGAGATTGCTCGATGGCATCAGCTTGGCTCCGCTGATTGACGGCGAGATGGCGCAACGATCGAAGCCTTTGGGTTTCTGGGTCTATCCCGCGCAAGGGCGCCCCGTACGCAGCAGCGAGCTCCTCCAGGAGCTGGCAGAAGAACAACGCACTGGACAGCCGGTCCGTCCCGACGCGCGACTCCCGTTGGAAACCCGGACACCGGCAAAGGGCGATTCCGCCGACCGCTTGCCCGGTCATGCTGCATGGATCGACGGCGATTACAAGCTCCATCGGATTCCCGACGGCGAGGGCTTCAAGTCCACTCTCTTCAATCTCAAAATCGATCCCGCTGAGACACATGACCTGGTCGAGCAAGAAACGAGCCGTGCGAAGGCGATGAGGGCCCAGCTCGAAGCGTGGCAGCACTCAGTGACTCGCAGCCTTAACGGAGAAGACTACTGATGAGAGCTTCCAGAACGCTCGCACTCGCCGCGCTGGCGTGTGTGGTTCACGGTTGCTCGGCACAAGCTCCCCCAACTGTCGATGCGCCGTACGGCCGGCAGCAGTTCGCCTATGAGGACGCCGGCCGGCGATTCAACCAGTTCTCGCAGCACGTCACGCAAATGCACCAGGAGGGCATGACCGTCGCTGCAGCGAAGGAAGCGCTTTATGACGAAGTCATGGCCAACTTCGACGCTTTCCTCGCTGACCGCGAGCCGGGCCAGCCGTTCTCCTTCTGGTTCGGGCCGACCAACGTGCACCGCAAATGGATTCGCGGCTCCGGCAAGGCGCTCTGGGGGATCGACCCTGATGACTTAGAAGGAAAGCTTCCTCCCTTCCTTCCAGACGTTCCCGTCGTACGGGAGGATCTGGCCGATTACTTTGGTGAGATTCAAGCATTCGATGAAGCGCTCGGCCGGCTGCTAGCAAAGCTCGAAGAGATCGGCGAATTGGACAACACGGTGGTCGTCGTCAGCGGCGACCATGGCCCGCCGGGGTTTCCGCATGGCAAGACCAACTTGTACGACTTCGGGACGGCTGTGCCGCTGGCCATCCGCTGGGGCAATGGAGACGGCGCGTTCAACGAGCGGAGTAACTCGGAGACACCGACCGGCCGCATCGTCGATGATCTCGTCACCCTGACAGACCTCGCACCCACATTTCTCGAAGTCGCTGGGCTCTCCATCCCTGAGGCGATGACCGGACGCAGCCTCGTCCCGGTGCTGCAGACGGACAAGTCCGGTCAGGTTGATCCCGAGTGGACGGCTGTCTTCACGGGCCGCGAACGCCACGTGGAGAACGCCCGGGCAGACTACACCCCCTATCCGCAGCGGGCGATCCGTACACCTGAATACCTGTACATCATCAACTTCCGCCCGAACCGCTGGCCGGCGGGAGATCCCTACCGACTCGACGGCGAGGATCCACCCACGGCGGAAGAGATCACCGAGGAGACACGTGTGACGCTCCCCGATGAAGACGCGGGCCCGACCAAAGCGTGGCTCGTCGGCCAGCGTGACACGGCCCAATGGCGGCCGCTCTACGAGCTCGCGTACGGCAAACGTCCACGCGAGGAGTTGTACGTCCTGGCGAATGACCCGCACCAGGTGAAGAATGTCGCCGATGACCCACAGTACGAACAGGTGCGGCGCTCACTCCATGAGCGGTTGATGGCGGAGTTGACGCGCACCGGCGACCAACGCCTCGTCAACGACGGCGAGTATTTCGAGAACCCTCCGCTTGCGGGCCCCGTTACCGAGGAGAGTGCTGGCAAGCCACGAGGCCAAGACTGACCTGCTCCAACATCCGGGCAGCCCGCGCTGCTACTCTGGCGCAGACGGGAGCTGCTGGAGATCGGCACGGCTGGTCTCGTAGGTCACGGCGAAGGCGAGCACGTCGGGATCGGGTGGCTCACCGCGGAGGCGGCAGGCCTCGCGATAGAGGTCCGGCCACCAGTTGCGGTGCTCGGTGAAGCCCCGTTCCCGCCATTCCCGCCAACCCATCAACACCTTGTCCCAGCAATCGCTGCCGTGGGTCATGGCGGCCTTCTGACTCTCGAACCGTTTCACGTACCAATCCCGGCCGATGCGAGCGTGGAGGACCTCATCGGCCCAGTCGTAGTCCTGGAAGAGTCTGGCCAGCGGGTTGTCGGAAGCCGAGCCCACTTCCCACTCGAAGCGCTTGCCGTTCTGACTCATGAGGCCCTGCTCGATGAAGTAGAGCACGGCGTGGCGCTCAGCAGGCGTGAGCTGGATGTTCAAACCGAGGGACCAGGTGTGGTTGATCATCACCAGCCGTGGCCAATCGATCCCCAGCGAGACGAATCCTACCTCGCCCATCATCGCGTGCCGTGCTTCATCCCAGAGCTGGCGCGTCATGTCCCGGTAAAAGTCCCACGGCTCGCCATGCGTCTGCGACAGGATGCTGGCCATCATTTCCGGGACATCGATCTCCCGAAGTCGCTTGTAGAACATCATGAGGACCTTGTCGCACTCGGGGTAGTCGGGATGATAGAGGAACTCCTCGGCGTGCACCCCCATGTTATAGGGGTCCGGAAACCGCTCGTCGCGCTGCGGCACGCCGTCATAGGCACGCTTCTCGAAATGGCGCTCCTCCGACAGGGGGACTTCCTCGCAAGTACCATCGAGAGCGCCTGCCGATTGGAGGCCGCGGACGAGGAAACCGGTCCAACCCGACATGCTCTCCAGCTCGGAATCCGCGACGAAGCACCGCACCGCCTCGCGGCCGTAGTCGATCATTTCCTCAACTTCAGGCAAAGCGATCCGCAGGAGCCGGACGGTGGGGTGATCCGCGAGCTTGTTGGTGTCAGAGAGATGGCGCCTGATACCTTCCCGCAGGGCCGGCAGCGCGTACTGATACAGTCCGACCAAAAGATGCGTCGTGTCGGGCGACGCTTCGATTTCCTCGAAGAAAATCTCGAGGGCCTGATGCGGCACGTCGTCCAGGCCCAGGGGCGGGGTGCGCATCTCGGCCACGCGCTGGCGCAACACGCTGGCATGCTCCATACAGAGATGTGAATGGTAGCTAAATGCCATCTTGAGCTCGTAGACCGGTTCGGCCGTCAGGCGGGACTGGAAGACCTGGAACAGCCGTTTGAAGCCGTAGTGATGGCGCTTGAGCCGGCGCACACTCTCTTCTACGGAGAGACCGGGGCGGGCGGCCTCTTCAAAGGAGCAGATTCCGGCCAGCGGCGGCAGGGTCCGGTAGGAACGGTAGGCTGTGATTTGCGTGTTCATGGTGAAGAAGCATCCCCACTCGCCCGTCAATCCGGACGATTGTTTCGCGGCTCCGGACGTCCTACTGCGACATCCAGCAAGGATAGACAATGGCCACCGTGTCCCACAATTAGAATTTCTAGTCCGATGTTGAGGTATCCGGAGCAGCCCGGACAAACGATTCCCTCTCCCGGAGGGTCAGGGTGAGGGGAGCTGGCGCAGCGCGCATCGTGGCACCTCACAGGGATGCAACATGAAGAACCGCGGAGAGATGAACAGTCTGAGCTTGGGTCTCGGAGCCGTAGTGGGAGCGCTGTGGCTGACTACCTCGCTCGCCGCCCAATCAGCCTCCCCCTACCCGTCGTCGAGCCACGGCGGCAACTACATGTACAACTTCTACTTCCCTCCTGCCCCCAGCTCGACGCCGTGGGCGCCAGCCTGGTCGCCTGATGGGCAATGGATCGCCGTGGGCATGAGCGGATCGATCTGGAAAGTCGATCCAGAGACCGGCCAGGTAGAAGAGCTCACATACAACTCCAAGTACCACTCCTCGCCCAACTGGTCACCCGACGGGAACTGGATCATCTACATGGCCGATGACGGCGGCACGACGATCCAGCTGGAGATTCTCAACCTGCAAACCGGCGAGAGCCACGCTCTGACCAACGACGAGCTCATCTACACCGATCCGG includes these proteins:
- a CDS encoding 3-hydroxyacyl-CoA dehydrogenase family protein; the protein is MKDVQSVGVVGLGYLGRGIAGCLLGHELSVVGYDVRSDAQSKARASIQEALDELVRYAGFDAARLAEWPARYRAAASLDDLAECEVVIESVFEDLEVKHAVLDELEAIVSPSTLLGTNTSALPISQLQKRRRHPERLLGMHFCPPVHASRFLELVPGEHTAPDAMTAAAQLGRRIGKDPSVLRKDIPGFVNNRLAYAIFREALFLIEAGVADAATIDRAFRHGVGTWSALCGPLRWIDISGGPALYATVMEGLLPTLSRAAVPPEPIRRLSAEGARGSSGHGFYEYSPEDARHWETRLHQHIWSLYELMKKDAPHEEETSSG
- a CDS encoding sulfatase-like hydrolase/transferase, producing MVWRMATTLEAPRLDSLSQVSVRQVSVGERGRRPRSARSVSKWIYSSSLVVLLALPGCAAEQPNVILAMADDQGWGDTAYNGHSVLKTPTLDEMAASGLRFDRSYAAAPVCSPSRCSVLTGRHPNRFGCFTWGHDLRAEEVTIAEALREAGYRTGHFGKWHVGPVRTESPVSPGSSGFDAWLSSPNFYDLDPWMSDNGEAVKTQGEGSMVIVDAAVKFIHSAAQAKQPFLAVIWFGSPHVPHEALDEDLAQYRDQAEQMKPFLGEITAMDRAMGHLRQQLRALGVADNTLLWYTSDNGAIPVGSTGGLKGKKGDLWEGGIRVPGIIEWPSRITTHRTTDIPVSTVDIYPTVLDIAGVEAPRARLLDGISLAPLIDGEMAQRSKPLGFWVYPAQGRPVRSSELLQELAEEQRTGQPVRPDARLPLETRTPAKGDSADRLPGHAAWIDGDYKLHRIPDGEGFKSTLFNLKIDPAETHDLVEQETSRAKAMRAQLEAWQHSVTRSLNGEDY
- a CDS encoding sulfatase-like hydrolase/transferase translates to MRASRTLALAALACVVHGCSAQAPPTVDAPYGRQQFAYEDAGRRFNQFSQHVTQMHQEGMTVAAAKEALYDEVMANFDAFLADREPGQPFSFWFGPTNVHRKWIRGSGKALWGIDPDDLEGKLPPFLPDVPVVREDLADYFGEIQAFDEALGRLLAKLEEIGELDNTVVVVSGDHGPPGFPHGKTNLYDFGTAVPLAIRWGNGDGAFNERSNSETPTGRIVDDLVTLTDLAPTFLEVAGLSIPEAMTGRSLVPVLQTDKSGQVDPEWTAVFTGRERHVENARADYTPYPQRAIRTPEYLYIINFRPNRWPAGDPYRLDGEDPPTAEEITEETRVTLPDEDAGPTKAWLVGQRDTAQWRPLYELAYGKRPREELYVLANDPHQVKNVADDPQYEQVRRSLHERLMAELTRTGDQRLVNDGEYFENPPLAGPVTEESAGKPRGQD